In Rutidosis leptorrhynchoides isolate AG116_Rl617_1_P2 chromosome 6, CSIRO_AGI_Rlap_v1, whole genome shotgun sequence, the DNA window tcataatctggcgcattaatgtcaggttgagtaattgcgtgaccttttttagctctcattcggtcttccatacttagaggctccagattctccattattgaatttgttgaatttgaatcactagaggattctgatttaatgggttgttcttcGACAATCtccatttgaatgattggtggttccggaggaaatattagtggttcaggatctctgaattgtccctgaatatcctccggattctcaattgtgaggtctggttcaaaaaatgaattatcggaaatttgaattggaggacttggtcgactggatgatgattctaaagaaaaatcaacgacgacaatattggctagatgtcttgatcgagttgcaggtggtgaacgtataaaaggtggtgaacgttttgctcggtgcattcactgaatatcctattagttataaaaataaaaattatataaattatcaaattaatagacttttctgattttgcccacgtttcgaatagccaatagatgcagcaggtagccaggaccctttaaatcggaagcccacaactcgccactaacaaatccaactattactacgaaccagaaaattttggatgtctatcaatttaaacgcttaaaataattttttcttcgaagtttaaagaaattttagagaagaagtagaaaattctatgtcctaaaaaatagagcgtcgagaaatatgaaagaaaaagagcgcgtcggaaaacgtcgaaaaataaaagatcgaaaaataataaaacgaacgtagcgcgtcgagacttaaaagtctaaaaactaaaaattaaaagttgcgtctaaaagtattaaagtttaaaaggaatactatatccaaaacggcaataacttaaaacgtcgtcgcaaaattctaaagcacctaaatcttagtctaaagaaaaagcacttaagggattttacggcaaagcctacaaatctagaaataaaaaataactacggcaaatactatatcttaaaactagttacgagcgataaaaaaacaaattacgtactaaataataaaaatatacaatttataaaaagagacaaaaatgataaaattactaatttttataaaaatattatttttatattatttattttataaaagtattaagtttatatatttaataaaactaaataaaacttaaaatataaactaaaactaaaaactaaaataattaatattataattaaccctaagtagggtttttaataataataataattataattactccgtaattaatgcagtactaggatcagatgtggcgtgtcagagcacttcatgcggtcgcatgagttttttgCCTTcggatccatgcggtcgcatgaactaGAAAACCGGGCcaaatattgggctgctacagtgtagtggcccgtatactttttttttctgttttaaattttctgttttaatatttatattaaatatttatataaattaaataaaaacttatatttttataaactaaaaatagaaatagaaatattttataatttatatattttgaacaattcttaaaaatatatatattttgtttttcattttatatttttgtatttttaaaacgtatttttacaaaactaaattaaaaatcttttttttatagcatttcgtttccggcgtttaagcaagtccccggcagtggcgccaaaaatacttgatgttaaagcgaaggggtataaaatactacagagtattaatttttactacaaaatactattaaatacgatacaattttacacaagttatttatttatttatagaatggaaatacctaaaccttgctacaacacttataggcagtataactaatcgtacagtagtgtagtttttagtaagtccggttcgtccacagggaactcgccaagtttaacactatatttttaaaactatatttgtaaataaatatatatataaatataagtagtattattattataaaagggggtttttaccgtttaatgaccggtttgtcgattttaaaactttagtcgcagttaaaacctaatgtaaaatattaaaaataaatataacttaattttaagcgtaaagtaaataacgataatgaaattgcgataaataaaagtgcgataaataaaatgacgataaataaaattgcgattattaaaagtgcaattaaatatgaaataaaggaattatgcttatttaaacttccgtaatcatgatgtttgacgtgttgattttagtttattaccatgggttaattgtcctttgtcctgaattattcaatatgtccgtctggtttttgtccataacagtccatcagtcataaatataaagtgcgagtgtcctcgtcaaattatccttatatctgaagtcaaatattccaactaattggggacttaaactataattacaccaattttccttgtgtataattcacccttgttttaataagtccatagactattaatccattcccgtgtccggttaaatgaacaattattagtacttataaatatcccgcccatcgtgtccgatcgagtgtatatggttatttataggtacgtccaattgtaaatctttatattaaattaacaaactatcatttaattaaataaatataaagcccattaatagcccatagtctaatttccacaagtgtcgttcttttgtccaaaccccaattatggtacaaagcccaattaccccgtctttaatatttagcccaacatcatgattacttcaatttaaataagcataataataacttagctacaagacattaatttaaaaaggttgaacataacttacaatgattaataatagcgtagcgttacacggacagaatttcgacttacacccttacaacattcgctaacatacccttattattattaaaattaaaattaaaattaaaattataatatatatatatatatatatatatatatatatatattacgttgagatagAGTGATAGATGGTATGATAAACTCGAGcaccagactgccttttatagggatgtggccagaaaaagtggctcatgcgatcgcatgggaatatagcctccaggccatgcgatcgcatgaagcaggaatccagctcacaatcgattgtttgcttcttgccgacggttttattaaataatataatatataaataattttaagaattaattatatattatattatattcatgtgcatagttgacttgtaatttttagtccgttgcgtcgagcgttgagagttgactctggtcccggttccagattttcgaacgtccttgcgtacaatttaatatcttgtactttgcgttttgcgtcttgtactcttgtaattttgagacgtttctcatcaataatttgaaccactttgattgtactttgtacttttgagctttttggtcgtttgcgtcttcaattcgtcgaatctgtcttttttcttcaccttttattatttaaacgaatatcacttgtaaatagaacaattgcaactaaaagcttgtctttcttgagggataatgctatgaaatatatgtttgtttttagcattatcaactaccaACTGCAATAGCTGATCGCCTTTGTTCGTTAGAAGAGGCGTAATCAGCATTTTCTGTCGCTCAAGAAGGCATAGCCGAAATTCTCCTCCCTAAGATAACAGCGATAAGCGAGCAGGTGGATgtcactgcagatgacatcatcaagcttgacttaTCCAAGGAATAGAATTTCGCTTTGTATAACAACGCGCAGCTGCCTCTGcgtcattattaataaaaattttgctGTTCTTATATTTGcaagtacttttatttatatagcgcttttatcaataatattcataacactgacttgtcctttgcaatttccaacttttattatcgtgcacataataagtatgtacttttgcgaaacaatctgtatgcgtgtatatttatacgttatgaatcttctaagtccgtcgAAGTGATCCTTAGGCAatcaattagcattgcgaagcatctaagtattggcaaaatcaaatacttaggatTTTAAGTTCCTTTCGCAATAGTTATTTTCTGcgaaagtgggcaatttcatcacttcgcCATTTAAACATCACGAAACACCTCAGCACTATGAAACAAAATACAAAACCTTTCATAAACTTTTGGCATTCCTCAAACAAACTTTTTGCATATTCTTACAAGTGTCTACTTTTTATACTTTCAcaagtgtgatcaagacttgcaaaaattaaaaataaaaacacatAGAAAGAATATCAAGTATAGGCCTTGCAACAAATTTCGCACTTTGTACATATACATTTTGGCTTTCATGTTATTTTCGCAGAATTACGCATAGTATCGCTTTAATAAAGCGGCATGCCACTTATTAGGTAAAGTTCGCCCTTCCACATCTgcgagcttatatgaacctgcTGCATTAATTGCCACAACTTGATAAGGACCCTCCCAGTTAGGTCCTAATTTGCCAAGTTTTTCTGCTCTACTTGCATCATTATTTCGCAGTACCCATTCGCCTACATCAAAAGATAAAGCGCGCACTCTTTTGATATAATACTTGGCAATTTGCTGTTTATTATTTGCCTCTCTGATAGCAGCCATTAACCTTCGCTCTTCAATGAAATTCAAATTCTCGCCCAATGCATCATCGTTTGCTTCTTCCTCAAAGTTATCGACTCTATGCGTTGGCACAAGAATTTCAGCGGGTattactgcctcagagccataCACCAAACTAAAGGGTGTTTCCTCAGTACTTTTCttgaaagtagtgcgatgtgcccataaaacattgggtaattcatccatccaaccagttcgcttttcgcataacctctttttaataACATCTTTTTAATTCCGATATCGCTCATTACTTCAATTAAACAAGCAATTTACCGCAAATTATTAACGTATTCGCATGTGAATCATCAAAACAATGCACGATTAGAATTAAACAAGGTATTTGATTGTTTAACATTACTTCAATTAAACAAGCAATTTACCGCAAATTATTAACGTATTCGCCTGCGAATCTTCAAAACAATGCACAATTAGAATTAAACAAGGTATTTGATTGTTTAACAtcacaaaacaaaaaaattcaggtTTAATTctaaaaacgtgtcccacggatggcgcaaaTTGATCAATCATGTATTAAGTTATtatttaattaaggattgagtgcaatgataaagatggaggatgagatgtttgatgattcttttgggccccgatgatcatctttcactttatcaatcaagtgatcaaccaccccgacccggtcttgattgtcaattagcataattcaccttagcaCAATGTAGAAATtctttgggcaaagtcacaagtgaaaatcacaaaggcttgggcaaatggTAGAGAATCAAccccctataaatgagaggccaagctctctatttatagtattcgaaatatccgcggtctgcgaattgTTTATCTATCCGCGGAAACTTAGCGAAATGACCCGCAGTATTTTATTAGCTCGGAAACTGATCCGCTATCTTTATTTTTAACGAATATTCCATGCATTTCGACTATACTTCGCGTTACTTCTGCCTTTAACCTttagtaaataaaatatacatatacaatgctatgtatatgatcatccTCAATATTTTAGattaattttttatattattttttagttatataattaaataatgataattatataaatTACAAACACCTGTTCAAATAAAACTAcattttcattaaaaatattacaagaattaaaattaaaaatattacgacgataaataaaatgcgatataaatttaaaaatacacTAAAGAATACACTAGAATTGAGAGTTATGTTTAAATAAAATTgatgatatatgaatatatatatagtgatcAACAGCTATTTTTTTCCACAAACATCCGTTCACAAACATTTCTCTAAAGAACATGACAACGGACGAATTCGAGGGCGGTGGCCGGGCGGCCGCATGGGCGTATCACTGCCAACGACGCCCAAGTGGGCGATAGGCTGAATGGGGGGAAAGTCTAAACCGTTGGGAGCACTCTTAAAAAATATGTTCCTAGCTTATGATATGTTAAATTACATAACTACCATTTGAATAA includes these proteins:
- the LOC139854967 gene encoding uncharacterized protein; this encodes MSDIGIKKMLLKRVIPAEILVPTHRVDNFEEEANDDALGENLNFIEERRLMAAIREANNKQQIAKYYIKRVRALSFDVGEWVLRNNDASRAEKLGKLGPNWEGPYQVVAINAAGSYKLADVEGRTLPNKWHAALLKRYYA